From the genome of Psychroserpens ponticola, one region includes:
- a CDS encoding LacI family DNA-binding transcriptional regulator: MNKKRTTIKDIANVLNISPAAVSKAMHDDSRISVKTKEAVKRVAKELNYQPNHLASALRKGKSNLVGVIVPKTNSNFFSSVVEHLEEVLNKAGYNIIITQTNESFEKECKNIDTLLFTQVDGIIASMANKTVDLSYYEKIKSYGIPLILFDRGENDLNVDYVGINDYDSSHMIVEHLISKGCKRIAHIGGYRRTRIYNNRIRGYIDAIKKNNLPIDENLLIESDLTLKDGRLKMTELLKLKNRPDAIYIASDYAALGALQVLNENNVKVPDDIRLVGFGNEPFTSLVTPAISSIEQHSSQIGKLAAETFLKRIKNPTKKQTLNKIILDAELIVRDSSK, encoded by the coding sequence GTGAATAAAAAAAGAACAACCATAAAAGACATTGCAAATGTTCTAAATATTTCACCTGCTGCAGTTTCAAAAGCTATGCATGATGATTCACGCATTAGTGTAAAAACTAAAGAAGCTGTAAAACGAGTTGCAAAAGAATTAAATTACCAACCTAACCATTTAGCAAGTGCTTTACGAAAAGGAAAAAGTAATTTAGTAGGTGTTATTGTACCAAAAACGAATAGCAATTTCTTCTCTTCTGTAGTTGAACATTTGGAAGAGGTATTAAACAAGGCTGGCTATAACATAATTATTACGCAAACTAATGAATCATTTGAGAAAGAATGCAAAAATATAGATACTCTACTTTTCACCCAAGTTGATGGAATAATTGCTTCAATGGCAAATAAAACTGTTGACTTATCTTATTATGAAAAGATAAAATCCTATGGGATTCCTTTAATACTATTTGATCGTGGTGAGAACGACTTAAATGTAGATTATGTTGGTATAAATGATTATGATAGTAGTCATATGATTGTTGAACATCTCATTTCAAAAGGTTGCAAACGAATAGCACATATAGGTGGTTATAGACGTACACGCATTTATAATAACAGAATTAGAGGCTACATTGATGCAATTAAAAAAAATAATCTTCCGATTGATGAAAATCTTCTTATTGAAAGTGACTTAACACTTAAAGACGGCAGATTAAAAATGACAGAATTGTTAAAGCTCAAAAACAGACCAGATGCGATTTATATTGCTAGTGATTATGCAGCCTTAGGTGCCTTACAGGTTTTAAACGAAAATAATGTTAAAGTGCCTGATGACATTAGATTAGTAGGATTTGGCAATGAACCATTTACGTCATTAGTGACACCTGCAATTTCAAGTATAGAGCAACATAGTTCACAAATTGGAAAACTAGCTGCCGAAACATTTTTGAAGCGAATCAAAAACCCAACAAAAAAACAAACCTTAAATAAAATTATTCTTGATGCAGAATTGATTGTAAGAGATTCTTCTAAATAA
- a CDS encoding SDR family NAD(P)-dependent oxidoreductase has translation MSKNKGKVAIITGATGGIGFAVAERLGQDGYTVVLNGIDDEAGAKRVKELTNQGISAEYYGFDVTKEDDVTSNITKIGEKYGKIDVLVNNAGGLGGRSRFEEMTTDFYRFVMALNLDSVFFASRAAIPFLKKGEHPSIINYTSNAGWTAGGPGAGVYGTSKAGVHAITRALAKDLAEYGIRANAVSPGTIDTPFHAQIKATKPEVFASWANNIMLGRLGQPEDVAGVISFLASKDAAFITAETIQIGGGQALGI, from the coding sequence ATGAGTAAAAATAAAGGAAAAGTAGCTATAATAACAGGTGCTACAGGAGGTATTGGATTTGCAGTTGCTGAAAGATTAGGTCAAGATGGATATACTGTAGTTTTAAATGGTATCGATGATGAAGCGGGAGCTAAAAGAGTTAAAGAGCTTACAAATCAAGGTATTAGCGCTGAGTATTACGGCTTTGACGTTACAAAAGAAGATGACGTAACTTCTAACATCACTAAAATTGGTGAAAAATATGGTAAAATTGATGTGCTAGTTAACAATGCTGGTGGATTAGGAGGAAGATCTCGTTTTGAAGAAATGACAACTGATTTTTACAGATTTGTTATGGCGCTTAACTTAGATTCTGTGTTTTTTGCTTCAAGAGCAGCAATACCATTTCTGAAAAAAGGAGAACATCCTTCTATAATTAATTATACTTCAAATGCTGGATGGACTGCAGGTGGACCTGGAGCTGGTGTTTATGGAACATCTAAAGCTGGAGTTCATGCAATTACAAGAGCATTGGCAAAAGATTTAGCGGAATATGGTATTAGAGCAAATGCAGTTTCACCTGGAACCATTGATACACCATTTCATGCTCAAATTAAAGCAACAAAACCAGAAGTTTTTGCTTCATGGGCAAATAATATTATGTTAGGAAGATTAGGTCAACCTGAAGATGTAGCTGGTGTTATTTCTTTCTTAGCAAGTAAAGATGCTGCTTTTATAACTGCAGAAACGATCCAAATTGGTGGTGGACAAGCATTAGGTATTTAA
- a CDS encoding MFS transporter, translated as MKVKGLRWWIIGLVCLATVINYIDRSALGIMWPEMSKDLGLTEEDYAWVINIFTITYAAGKFISGKVYDKVGTKIGFVLSIFFWSLASVLHFFARGAASLGIFRGLLGVAEAGNWPGAVKNNAEWFPIKERAVAQGIFNAGAAIGSIIAAPTVAELFGAYGWKVTFVIIGVLGFIWIIPWLIMNKNKPKLHPWITDEEKNHIVSGRLESRRDNDDDKSLSVMEILSMKESWGVIASRFFIEPIWWLFVFWMPIYLYKEFGFNVKEIGYYAWFPYVGAAIGSLAGGWYVKKLMNNNSLDKSRKKVITIGAVIIVFAIVGAILFADTPEKFVSFVFVVLFGFQFSISNIQTIPSDLLNGKSVGTLAGLGGSIGAVSVIIMNWLIPIITTESYTPAFIILAVLAPLAVLSINLLIKEIKPIENEIN; from the coding sequence ATGAAAGTAAAAGGACTTAGATGGTGGATTATAGGCTTAGTTTGCCTCGCCACAGTTATCAATTATATTGATAGATCAGCATTAGGAATAATGTGGCCAGAAATGAGTAAAGATTTAGGCCTTACTGAAGAAGATTATGCTTGGGTTATAAATATATTTACAATCACATATGCAGCTGGTAAATTTATTTCAGGTAAAGTATATGATAAGGTTGGAACAAAAATAGGATTTGTATTGTCTATTTTCTTTTGGTCTTTAGCTAGTGTGTTACACTTCTTCGCTAGAGGAGCAGCTTCTTTAGGGATATTTAGAGGATTATTAGGTGTTGCTGAAGCTGGTAATTGGCCTGGAGCAGTAAAAAATAATGCAGAGTGGTTTCCTATTAAAGAAAGAGCTGTTGCACAAGGTATATTTAATGCTGGTGCTGCTATCGGTTCAATAATTGCTGCACCTACTGTTGCAGAATTATTTGGCGCTTATGGTTGGAAAGTAACATTTGTAATTATTGGTGTTTTAGGATTTATATGGATTATTCCTTGGTTAATAATGAACAAAAATAAACCGAAATTGCATCCATGGATTACTGATGAAGAGAAGAATCATATCGTCTCAGGTCGATTAGAATCTAGGCGAGATAATGATGATGATAAAAGTTTAAGTGTAATGGAGATCCTTTCTATGAAAGAATCTTGGGGAGTAATTGCTTCACGCTTTTTTATTGAACCAATTTGGTGGTTGTTTGTGTTTTGGATGCCAATTTACTTATATAAAGAATTTGGGTTTAATGTAAAAGAAATAGGCTATTATGCATGGTTTCCATATGTAGGAGCTGCAATTGGTAGTCTCGCTGGAGGTTGGTATGTGAAAAAATTAATGAATAACAATAGCTTAGATAAATCAAGAAAAAAAGTAATCACTATTGGAGCCGTAATAATTGTTTTTGCAATTGTCGGAGCGATATTATTTGCCGATACACCTGAGAAATTTGTGTCTTTTGTGTTTGTTGTATTATTTGGATTCCAATTTTCAATTAGTAACATTCAAACTATTCCAAGTGATCTATTGAATGGGAAATCCGTTGGAACACTAGCTGGATTAGGTGGAAGTATTGGAGCTGTTTCTGTAATTATTATGAACTGGTTGATACCGATAATAACTACTGAATCATACACACCAGCATTTATAATATTAGCTGTATTAGCTCCGTTAGCAGTATTGTCAATTAATCTATTGATAAAAGAGATTAAACCTATAGAAAACGAAATAAATTAA
- a CDS encoding FadR/GntR family transcriptional regulator — translation MKIETLTKADNQNVQKIIISKIGELINHKNLEPGDKLPSERMLSEKFEVTRSVVREAIQKLEFYGLLKSIPQSGTFVANIGVIAMNGMIEDILRLEDPDFKSLVETRILLELKTVRLAAIRRTDEDLEKLKVALDAYNQKVLKGEDAVQEDLLFHLAIAKASGNSTMNAFMLVITPEIITNFEKYHVCDKGLSQRGVKEHEEIFDAIKRQKPQLAKAKMKAHFSVLYQYCYNV, via the coding sequence ATGAAAATAGAAACACTTACAAAAGCAGATAATCAGAATGTTCAAAAGATTATCATTTCCAAAATAGGAGAACTTATAAATCATAAAAATCTTGAGCCTGGAGATAAATTACCTTCGGAGCGAATGTTGTCAGAAAAATTTGAAGTAACTAGAAGTGTTGTTCGAGAAGCAATTCAGAAATTAGAATTTTATGGACTCTTAAAATCAATTCCACAAAGCGGAACTTTTGTTGCCAATATTGGTGTCATTGCCATGAATGGAATGATTGAAGATATTTTGAGATTAGAAGATCCAGATTTTAAATCTTTAGTGGAAACTAGAATTTTATTAGAATTAAAAACAGTGCGTTTGGCTGCGATTAGAAGAACAGATGAGGATCTTGAAAAATTAAAAGTAGCCCTAGATGCTTATAATCAAAAAGTTTTAAAAGGTGAAGATGCAGTTCAAGAGGATTTACTTTTTCATTTGGCAATTGCTAAAGCAAGTGGAAATAGCACCATGAATGCGTTTATGCTTGTTATAACACCTGAAATCATTACAAATTTTGAAAAATATCACGTTTGTGATAAAGGACTCTCTCAAAGAGGAGTTAAAGAACACGAAGAGATATTCGATGCGATAAAAAGACAAAAACCACAATTAGCTAAGGCAAAAATGAAAGCACACTTTAGCGTGTTATACCAATATTGTTATAATGTTTAA
- a CDS encoding polysaccharide lyase family 7 protein, protein MKIYYTFLFVFFFGLAANCQSMSTTSNSVIKKEKKKKKKKRKKSKLPDIDLSHWKVTTPSGDGKKPYEVSPPEIMDYATNEKLIPYMYNDSSRGALVFHAYPSQATTRNTKYSRSELREQMIPGDNNTNWTFKQGGIMKGKLAIDEVTRGEDGKYHRVIIMQIHGRLTNEQRDLIGQDDNNAPPMLKIYWDKGKIRIKTKVLKNLNATETEMLHEDAWGNDEGFNFKEKVDFKKFTLEVQVSEGKMVIILNDNEYKVYENIHMSKWGIFENYFKAGNYFQSRDEGAFARVRYYNLEVKH, encoded by the coding sequence ATGAAGATTTATTATACATTCTTATTTGTGTTCTTTTTTGGATTGGCAGCTAACTGCCAATCCATGAGCACAACTTCTAACTCTGTAATTAAAAAGGAAAAAAAGAAGAAGAAGAAAAAAAGGAAAAAAAGTAAGTTGCCAGATATTGATTTGTCACATTGGAAGGTGACAACACCTTCTGGAGATGGTAAAAAACCTTACGAGGTTTCACCTCCTGAAATTATGGATTATGCTACAAATGAGAAGTTAATTCCATACATGTACAACGATTCGAGTCGAGGTGCGCTTGTATTTCATGCATATCCAAGTCAAGCTACAACTAGAAATACTAAATATTCTAGATCTGAGTTAAGAGAACAAATGATTCCAGGTGATAATAATACGAACTGGACATTCAAGCAAGGAGGCATTATGAAAGGCAAACTTGCAATTGATGAAGTTACTAGAGGTGAAGATGGAAAATATCATCGCGTTATTATTATGCAAATTCATGGCAGATTAACTAATGAACAAAGAGATTTAATAGGTCAAGATGATAACAATGCACCACCAATGTTGAAAATATATTGGGATAAAGGTAAGATTAGAATTAAAACTAAAGTTCTTAAAAACTTAAATGCTACTGAAACTGAAATGCTTCACGAAGATGCATGGGGAAATGATGAAGGGTTTAATTTTAAAGAAAAAGTAGATTTTAAAAAATTCACTCTTGAAGTTCAAGTTTCTGAAGGAAAAATGGTGATTATTTTAAATGATAACGAGTATAAAGTGTACGAAAATATCCATATGTCAAAATGGGGAATATTTGAAAATTATTTCAAAGCTGGCAATTATTTTCAATCACGAGATGAAGGTGCTTTCGCAAGAGTGAGATATTATAATTTAGAAGTAAAACATTAA
- a CDS encoding PKD domain-containing protein: MKKFLTKSIYRASMFIVLLALSQSCSDLDKYEPLGANSIADATPPSADFSFSQGVGQNEEWKDYTFANLSSNAITYLWEFDDNTTSSDSDAEKTYPGEGMYSVTLTATDGNGVSSTVTKTLEIVEPEVPDVLIPEILEPGFDNGDAGDDPVEIDSRAVWRNSDLGGVLQITGSSGYHDGNYGGKLPESADRIGYQEIGDFTPNTDYVLSFRYRLKDDVSDMFGVLNVLMVKPTTDPADVAANTVASVSFSEDVVGTSELATGTLSFNSGTNTTLAIYFFNELDEAYIDTFTLAADD; encoded by the coding sequence ATGAAGAAATTTTTAACAAAATCAATTTATAGAGCTAGCATGTTTATTGTGTTATTGGCTTTATCACAATCGTGCAGTGATCTGGATAAATATGAACCACTAGGTGCTAATTCTATTGCAGACGCAACACCTCCTTCAGCAGATTTTTCTTTCTCACAAGGTGTAGGGCAAAATGAAGAATGGAAAGATTATACGTTCGCAAACTTATCATCAAATGCAATTACGTATTTATGGGAGTTTGATGATAATACAACATCTAGTGATTCTGATGCTGAAAAAACCTATCCAGGTGAAGGTATGTACTCAGTAACACTAACCGCTACAGATGGTAATGGTGTTTCTAGTACTGTTACAAAAACTTTAGAGATCGTTGAGCCAGAAGTGCCAGACGTTTTAATCCCTGAAATACTTGAACCAGGTTTTGATAATGGTGATGCAGGTGATGATCCAGTTGAGATTGATAGTAGAGCTGTTTGGAGAAATTCTGATCTAGGTGGTGTGTTACAAATAACAGGATCAAGTGGTTATCATGATGGAAATTATGGAGGAAAATTACCTGAATCAGCCGATAGAATAGGGTATCAAGAAATAGGTGATTTTACACCAAATACAGATTATGTTTTATCGTTTAGATACCGTTTAAAAGATGATGTATCTGATATGTTCGGAGTACTAAATGTTTTAATGGTTAAGCCAACAACCGATCCAGCTGATGTAGCAGCTAATACAGTTGCTTCAGTTTCATTTTCAGAAGATGTTGTTGGAACAAGTGAATTAGCGACAGGTACGTTATCATTTAATTCTGGAACAAATACTACGTTAGCAATTTACTTCTTTAATGAGTTAGATGAAGCTTATATTGATACGTTTACACTTGCTGCTGACGATTAA
- a CDS encoding RagB/SusD family nutrient uptake outer membrane protein, translating to MKSIKIIVLLLVMAATSACGEDYLSPELESLINANTFYTTEEQLNGAVINMYDGIQGINSTVSNDYHGMQQEFYLTEMRSDNTRTKSSEGEAAQFENYSIQPTNGIVQDYYNSFYNVIFRANIVLLNLNVASDENKAKIEAEAKFVRAYAYFNLVRLFGDIPLVDQVLDPNDSSYLDVAFTRVNTADIYAFIEEDLENAVAGLDNTYKTRASKAAAQALLAKVYLTQGTNYLEAQILCEEIMSSGFMLQPNFKDVFFNELNSEIIFAIGYFPDSNDSQNFSAEWLNAVGRTSGVNYTTVDSRNALDELGGDRTLYSYRVDTGQPTQFQVVKYLPDGDDDLGIDPTSSDPTSAGNDWIVIRYADVLLMHVEAIMAGGSSTSVQGALDSFEEVRLRAGLSGDDDDNITKQELLDERRVELAYENQRLFDLIRFGEAQNVLSVFSAANGYNFTATDLLLPIPQREINLSNGRLSQNPGYN from the coding sequence TGGCTGCGACCTCAGCTTGCGGAGAAGATTATCTATCTCCAGAGTTAGAGTCATTAATTAACGCAAACACTTTTTATACTACGGAAGAGCAGTTGAATGGAGCTGTTATTAATATGTATGATGGTATTCAAGGAATTAATTCTACTGTATCTAATGATTATCATGGGATGCAACAAGAGTTTTATCTTACGGAGATGAGAAGTGATAATACCAGAACTAAAAGTTCAGAAGGTGAAGCTGCTCAATTTGAAAATTATTCAATTCAGCCTACAAATGGTATCGTTCAAGATTATTACAATAGTTTTTACAATGTTATATTTAGAGCAAATATTGTATTGCTTAACTTGAATGTAGCTTCTGATGAAAATAAAGCAAAAATTGAAGCTGAAGCAAAATTTGTTAGAGCTTATGCTTATTTTAACTTAGTAAGATTGTTTGGAGATATTCCGTTAGTAGATCAAGTATTAGATCCAAATGATTCTAGTTATTTAGATGTTGCATTTACACGAGTTAATACAGCTGATATTTATGCTTTTATTGAAGAAGATCTTGAAAATGCAGTTGCAGGTTTAGATAACACTTATAAAACGAGAGCGTCAAAAGCAGCAGCTCAAGCTTTATTAGCTAAAGTTTACTTGACACAAGGAACGAATTACTTAGAAGCACAAATTTTATGTGAAGAAATAATGAGTAGTGGTTTTATGTTACAGCCTAACTTTAAAGATGTCTTCTTTAATGAATTGAATAGTGAAATTATATTTGCTATTGGTTATTTTCCAGATAGTAATGATAGTCAAAACTTCTCTGCAGAATGGTTAAACGCTGTAGGTAGAACAAGTGGTGTGAATTATACAACTGTTGATTCTCGAAATGCACTAGATGAATTAGGTGGTGATAGAACATTATATTCTTATAGAGTAGATACAGGTCAACCAACACAATTTCAAGTCGTAAAATATCTACCAGATGGTGATGATGATTTAGGAATTGATCCAACATCAAGTGATCCAACTTCTGCAGGTAATGATTGGATTGTAATACGTTATGCTGATGTATTATTAATGCATGTAGAAGCAATTATGGCTGGAGGTTCTAGTACTAGTGTTCAAGGAGCATTAGACTCATTTGAAGAAGTGAGATTAAGAGCAGGTTTATCTGGTGATGATGATGATAACATTACTAAGCAAGAATTGTTAGATGAACGTCGAGTTGAGTTAGCATATGAAAACCAACGTTTATTTGATCTAATTCGTTTTGGAGAGGCTCAAAATGTATTGTCTGTTTTTTCAGCAGCTAATGGTTATAATTTTACTGCTACAGATCTTTTATTGCCAATACCACAAAGAGAAATTAACTTAAGTAATGGGCGTTTATCACAAAACCCAGGATATAACTAA